In one Pempheris klunzingeri isolate RE-2024b chromosome 8, fPemKlu1.hap1, whole genome shotgun sequence genomic region, the following are encoded:
- the LOC139205795 gene encoding 1-phosphatidylinositol phosphodiesterase-like yields the protein MAAGHKCLLFHYILLSVTFVCHGKDLFFNDNENVILPGSYNVPWMAGIEDFHTLSLITIPGTHDSMALYGGPDFERQALSLRNQLMAGIRFLDLKVFGLGNTLYVMHGVVYQHSTLKDVLDTVRTFLSEYKTEAVLIRVQPESFEKTSVNEMVQNLIGNDPNVWVASGMPNMGQVRGKIVFVQKSTFTLGIPLIDTDGKGNPKVSKIKDKDNRIIKQLNEANEACGGDNAILTSTGGTGLGTFWGMFLTPKRVAEKVNPWLNQYIRQFYPNHPRPCFGIVAMDFPGIDLIQTVRNLNWW from the exons ATGGCGGCTGGTCACAAGTGTCTGCTTTTCCACTATATTTTGCTGTCTGTCAC CTTTGTGTGCCATGGAAAGGACCTGTTCTTCAATGACAATGAAAACGTCATACTCCCGGGGTCCTACAACGTTCCGTGGATGGCAGGCATTGAGGATTTCCACACCCTCTCCCTCATCACTATCCCCGGTACCCACGACAGCATGGCCCTGTACGGGGGTCCAGACTTTGAACGCCAGGCCTTGTCCCTGAGGAATCAGCTCATGGCTGGCATTCGTTTCCTGGATCTCAAAGTGTTTGGACTGGGGAACACCCTCTATGTCATGCATGGGGTGGTGTACCAGCACAGCACTCTCAAAGATGTCCTAGACACTGTCCGAACCTTCCTGTCAGAGTATAAGACCGAGGCCGTGCTCATCAGAGTGCAGCCAGAGTCTTTTGAGAAGACATCTGTGAATGAAATGGTGCAGAATCTGATTGGCAACGACCCAAATGTCTGGGTGGCTTCTGGAATGCCAAATATGGGTCAGGTCAGGGGGAAAATAGTCTTTGTGCAGAAGAGCACCTTCACACTAGGAATTCCCCTCATCGACACAGACGGGAAAGGTAACCCCAAGGTTAGCAAAATTAAAGATAAAGACAACAGAATAATCAAACAGCTGAACGAAGCCAACGAAGCCTGTGGAGGCGATAATGCTATTTTGACCTCCACTGGCGGCACAGGCCTCGGCACTTTCTGGGGAATGTTTCTGACTCCAAAAAGAGTGGCTGAAAAGGTAAACCCATGGCTCAATCAATACATTAGACAGTTTTACCCCAACCATCCCAGACCATGTTTTGGTATCGTTGCCATGGACTTCCCCGGCATTGACCTCATTCAGACGGTTAGAAATTTAAACTGGTGGTAG
- the LOC139205271 gene encoding membrane-spanning 4-domains subfamily A member 6C-like has protein sequence MSVTVAKADGVTVITLTTDSQSHCPPLCQILKSLCCCSLSERLRGVQSTSQSLLGALQIMIGLLNIGLGAILVCSGSGSDWQMDSTMFPFWLGAIFVFFGSMNIVSEKCPSPCLVILNVILSLLGVGFAIASIVLYSINVANIWLWWICNDYHDDMQIPGDMAKCNEATAVIEALLTGINSVLIVLSVLELCVVISSAVLGIKVLNSREKNTDKSPDDSEHYKPLLEEVTGNCPA, from the exons ATGTCTGTGACCGTCGCCAAGGCTGATGGAGTCACTGTGATAACTTTGACCACTGACTCCCAAAGTCATTGTCCTCCACTCTGCCAAATCCTCAAGAGCCtttgctgctgctcactgtCTGAGCGGCTGAGGGGGGTCCAGAGTACGTCTCAGTCACTACTGGGG GCTCTGCAGATTATGATTGGGCTGCTCAACATCGGCCTCGGAGCGATCCTCGTCTGCAGTGGCAGCGGCTCTGATTGGCAAATGGATTCAACCATGTTTCCTTTTTGGCTCGGAGCAATT tTTGTGTTCTTTGGCAGCATGAACATTGTGTCTGAGAAGTGCCCCAGTCCATGTCTG GTCATCCTCAACGTGATTCTGAGTCTGTTAGGAGTGGGTTTTGCCATTGCGTCCATCGTACTCTACAGCATCAACGTAGCAAACATATGGCTGTGGTGGATCTGCAACGACTATCACGATGACATGCAAATTCCTGGTGACATGGCAAAATGCAATGAGGCCACGGCAGTAATTGAG GCTCTCCTGACAGGCATCAACAGTGTGCTGATTGTCCTGTCGGTCCTGGAGCTCTGCGTCGTCATCAGCTCTGCCGTCTTGGGGATCAAGGTTCTGAACAGCAGGGAGAAGAATACAGACAAG AGCCCTGATGATTCAGAACACTACAAACCactgctggaggaggtcaccGGTAACTGTCCAGCCTGA
- the ubqln4 gene encoding ubiquilin-4, with the protein MAENRGADRKEDTNMDQSAAPGRSLMVVTVKTPKGNEEITISEDSSVAQFKQAVSKRFEAQQDHLLLIFAGKILSDSDTLKQLGIKDGLTVHLVIKSAPQSTGGSTSGTSSASSSSAKPQNSRSSTSSSSTSSSSTSSSSSNATVADRTGGGTSQTPTQPANAMSGLGDLSGLLGMGMRSSSLMEMQQQVQSQLMSNPQMLSQVLGNPLVQNMMSNPDVMRQMIAGNPQMQQLMERSPDVSRVLSNPELMRQMQNPETLSMLSNPRAMQALMQIQQGLQSLQTEAPGFMSRLSLGGLTVPPATGGSVPPGNPHLPATTLGSSAQSPTSASQQQLMQQMLQMFAGGGPSLQTPEVRFQQQLDQLNAMGFINREANLQALIATGGDVNAAIERLLA; encoded by the exons ATGGCGGAGAACAGAGGCGCAGACCGTAAAGAGGACACCAACATGGACCAAAGTGCTGCTCCTGGACGATCTTTGATGGTGGTCACCGTCAAAACCCCCAAAGGAAACGAGGAAATTACGATTTCGGAGGACTCTTCTGTCGCCCAG TTTAAACAGGCCGTATCCAAAAGGTTCGAGGCCCAGCAGGACCACCTGCTGTTGATATTTGCGGGCAAGATCCTGAGCGACAGTGATACTTTAAAACAGCTTGGAATCAAAGATGGGCTGACTGTTCATCTCGTTATCAAGTCCGCCCCACA ATCAACAGGTGGCAGCACATCTGGGACCAGTTCTGCAAGTTCCAGTTCTGCAAAACCTCAAAATAGCCGCAGCagtaccagcagcagcagtaccagcagcagcagtaccagcagtagcagcagcaacGCCACTGTAGCAGACAGAACAGGAGGTGGCACGAGTCAGACACCAACACAGCCTGCCAATGCAATGA gTGGACTCGGTGACCTGTCCGGCCTCTTAGGTATGGGCATGCGTTCATCCAGCCTGATGgagatgcagcagcaggtgcAGAGCCAGCTGATGTCCAACCCACAGATGCTGTCGCAGGTCCTGGGGAACCCGCTGGTCCAGAATATGATGTCCAACCCAGATGTGATGAGACAGATGATTGCAGGCAATCCGCAGATGCAGCAGCTCATGGAACGGAGCCCGGACGTCTCCCGAGTGCTCAGCAACCCTGAGCTCATGAGACAG ATGCAGAATCCAGAAACGCTGTCTATGCTGTCTAACCCCAGAGCCATGCAGGCCCTCATGCAGATCCAGCAGGGCCTGCAGAGCTTACAGACAGAGGCTCCGGGATTCATGTCCAG aTTGTCTCTCGGGGGGCTCACAGTTCCTCCAGCCACAGGGGGCAGCGTCCCTCCAGGGAACCCTCACCTTCCTGCCACCACACTAGGATCCAGTGCCCAATCACCCACCAGTGCCTCTCAACAGCAGCTCATGCAGCAGATGTTACAGATGTTTGCAGGCGGAGGGCCATCA CTTCAGACCCCGGAGGTtcgtttccagcagcagctcgaCCAGCTCAACGCCATGGGCTTCATCAACCGCGAAGCCAACCTGCAGGCACTCATCGCTACGGGAGGGGATGTCAACGCCGCCATTGAGAGACTGTTGGCCTAA